GGCGACTATTACCCTGATGCAGAAGAAGCCCAAAGGATCGTGGAGTTTGCAGATGAGTTTGTGATGAAAATAGAGATGCTGAAGAAAAGTTAGTGGCAGGTTACCTGTTCCCCACCATCTCGATAATGGAAATCAGCTCGTTGATTTTTTCATAGTCGTGCATCCTGCCGATATCCATCCAAAATTCGTCAAACTCATATGCATTGATTGGCTTGCCTGCCTCCATCAAAGCCGGAAAAACGTTTCGCGCAAAATCCGAGTTTGGCTTTATGTAGTCGTAGATTCCAGGCTCAAAGACATACACGCCTGCGTTAATCAGGTTTTGGACAATCGGCTTTTCCTGGAACTGGCTTATGTGACCCGAGGACACGTGGGCAACCCCGTATTCAAGGGGCACGCCCTGCTTTTTCAGGCCTATTGTTGCTATTCCTCCCTTTTTCTTGTGAAATGAGAGCATGGATTTGAGGTTGATGCAGGTGAGGTGGTCGCCCATGACAACAACAAAAGTGTCCTTAATCTGGCTCTTGCAGGGAAGAATTGAGCCGGCAGTGTTGAGCTCCTCCTTTTCCTCGGAATAAGTAATTTTTACCCCGAATTTCGAGCCGTCGCCAAAGTAGTCCCTTATTTGCTCCTTGAGATAGCCTACAGTCAGGATAAGCTCGGATATTCCGCTTGCTTTAAGATTGTCAATGACAAACTGCAGGATTGGCTTTTTGCCAAGCGGCAGCATTGGCTTTGGGATTGAATAGGTATACGGCCTAAGCCTTGTCCCCTTGCCGCCGCACAATACAAATGCTTTTGTCATGTGAACACCCCCCGATTAGAAAAATCTACTGCTCAACTACTTTTGACTCCCATCTTTCCATTTTTCCTTCAAACTTTTCGATTGTCTCAATTATTTTTTTTGAAGTTGTGCCATCTCCGTATGGATTTTTGGCACCGCGCATTTGTTTTGCGGTTTTTTGGTCAAAAAGAACGCTTCGTGCCGCATGCAATATTTCTTCCTTCTTGCACCCAACAACTTTGTTCCCGCCGGATTTAACAGATTCTGGCCTGTCAGTGACATAGCGCAAAGTCAGGCATGGTATGTGAAGGGCTGACGTCTCCTCCTGCATGCCCCCGGAGTCTGTAAGCACCAGGTCAGACTCAAGCATTATGCGGATTGCATCGGAATATCTTGGAAGGCAAGGCGACCAGATGATATGTTTTGCCGATTTGAGCTTTTGCGTGTAGCCCCACTTGTCGGCTGCGTTTTGCGTGGAGGGAAGCACCGAGCAGAAGACTGTCGCATCATTTAGCTCCAGTAGCGAGTCAAAAATCCCCCTCATCCTCTCTTCCGAGAGCATGTTCTCTTTGCGGTGAACAGACCAGAAGATTAGCGGCTTGCCGGTTTTTTGCTTGTCAAGCCTGCCGCCAAATTCCGACAGGATTTTGCTTTTCCTCTTTGCTATGGCGGCAAACTGGAGGGCTGCATCCACAACCGAGTTGCCAACAACAAAAATCCTATCAGGGGGCACATGCTCTGAACTCAGGTCCTTGCTGTTCTTTTCAGTTGCCGCAAAAAACAGGGAGGAGGCGGCATCGGCGCCTTTGGT
The window above is part of the Candidatus Parvarchaeota archaeon genome. Proteins encoded here:
- a CDS encoding nucleotidyltransferase family protein; protein product: MTKAFVLCGGKGTRLRPYTYSIPKPMLPLGKKPILQFVIDNLKASGISELILTVGYLKEQIRDYFGDGSKFGVKITYSEEKEELNTAGSILPCKSQIKDTFVVVMGDHLTCINLKSMLSFHKKKGGIATIGLKKQGVPLEYGVAHVSSGHISQFQEKPIVQNLINAGVYVFEPGIYDYIKPNSDFARNVFPALMEAGKPINAYEFDEFWMDIGRMHDYEKINELISIIEMVGNR
- a CDS encoding UDP-N-acetylglucosamine 2-epimerase (non-hydrolyzing); this encodes MKIVHAFGSRACAIKMAPLVRESAARGHKNIIVWSGQHYDSNLYRDLFDDMEIPRPDYDIEAKGSSLEIGAKIFVEMEKICKKEKPDIVLTHGDTFTALYFSLACAFSLVPVGHVEAGLRTYSWEPFPEQICTKGADAASSLFFAATEKNSKDLSSEHVPPDRIFVVGNSVVDAALQFAAIAKRKSKILSEFGGRLDKQKTGKPLIFWSVHRKENMLSEERMRGIFDSLLELNDATVFCSVLPSTQNAADKWGYTQKLKSAKHIIWSPCLPRYSDAIRIMLESDLVLTDSGGMQEETSALHIPCLTLRYVTDRPESVKSGGNKVVGCKKEEILHAARSVLFDQKTAKQMRGAKNPYGDGTTSKKIIETIEKFEGKMERWESKVVEQ